From Paenibacillus sp. PK3_47, the proteins below share one genomic window:
- a CDS encoding sugar phosphate nucleotidyltransferase, with translation MKLVLLSGGSGKRLWPLSNDSRSKQFLKVLQSPAGEPESMVQRVWRQLQEAGIADSSYLATGRSQVESIQSQIGSSVPIIVEPERRDTFPAIALTAAYLYSMEGVSPSETVAILPVDPYVEASFFDTVVQLEATMQESGANLALMGVVPEHASEKYGYIIPTSKEAGAGGYLQVSHFQEKPDRVQAEELISKGALWNCGVFAFRLGYLLDILQRKGLPLNYEELQKQYKLLASISFDYEVVEKEEKIVVQPYSGFWKDLGTWNTLTEEMSSNHVGKGVVTADSEGTCLINELDIPITVIGAKDLIIAASPDGILVTHKAESPRIKEVLKSHEQRPMYEERRWGHYKVIDHVKYDEGNEVLTKRIFIEAGKNISYQLHHKRSEIWTFVSGEASIIINEKMHKVKAGDVVRIPEGTKHAILALTDVEFIEVQTGSELVEEDNIRITLDWEDIELQQFIS, from the coding sequence ATGAAACTGGTACTTCTATCAGGCGGTTCCGGCAAGCGTCTCTGGCCATTGTCCAACGATTCACGTTCAAAACAATTTCTGAAAGTACTGCAAAGCCCGGCAGGTGAGCCGGAATCCATGGTGCAGCGGGTATGGAGACAGCTGCAGGAAGCAGGGATAGCGGATTCCTCCTATCTGGCAACAGGACGCAGCCAGGTCGAGTCCATCCAGAGCCAGATCGGAAGCAGCGTGCCGATTATCGTTGAACCGGAACGGCGCGATACCTTCCCGGCGATTGCATTGACAGCAGCCTATCTGTATTCAATGGAAGGAGTATCACCAAGCGAAACCGTGGCAATTTTGCCCGTGGATCCTTATGTGGAGGCTTCCTTTTTCGATACAGTAGTGCAGCTTGAGGCAACTATGCAGGAGAGCGGCGCGAATCTGGCACTGATGGGCGTGGTTCCCGAGCATGCGTCGGAGAAATACGGATACATCATTCCAACCAGCAAGGAAGCAGGCGCAGGCGGTTATCTGCAGGTCAGCCACTTCCAGGAGAAGCCTGACCGCGTGCAGGCCGAAGAACTGATCAGCAAGGGAGCTTTGTGGAACTGCGGCGTGTTCGCTTTCCGTCTGGGGTATCTGCTTGATATTCTGCAGCGCAAAGGCTTGCCGCTGAATTATGAGGAGCTGCAGAAGCAGTATAAACTGCTGGCATCCATCAGCTTTGATTACGAAGTGGTTGAAAAAGAAGAGAAAATCGTGGTTCAGCCGTACTCCGGTTTCTGGAAGGATCTTGGAACCTGGAACACGCTGACTGAGGAAATGAGCAGCAACCATGTAGGCAAGGGCGTGGTCACAGCGGATTCCGAAGGCACCTGCCTGATTAACGAGCTGGATATTCCGATCACTGTAATCGGGGCAAAGGACTTGATTATCGCTGCCAGCCCGGACGGCATACTGGTTACCCACAAAGCCGAAAGCCCGCGGATCAAGGAAGTGCTGAAATCCCATGAACAAAGACCGATGTACGAAGAGCGCCGCTGGGGCCACTACAAGGTTATTGATCATGTGAAGTACGATGAGGGCAACGAAGTGCTGACCAAACGTATCTTTATAGAAGCAGGCAAAAACATCAGCTATCAGCTGCACCACAAACGCAGTGAAATTTGGACCTTTGTGAGCGGGGAAGCAAGCATCATCATTAATGAGAAAATGCATAAGGTGAAAGCCGGGGATGTTGTACGCATTCCGGAAGGCACGAAGCATGCCATTCTTGCGCTGACCGATGTGGAGTTTATCGAAGTGCAGACCGGCTCGGAATTGGTCGAAGAAGATAATATCCGCATTACGCTGGATTGGGAGGATATTGAGCTGCAGCAGTTCATTTCCTAG
- a CDS encoding PA14 domain-containing protein yields the protein MWVAPSTVQAASSVTAPVNPDASAAAVKLLDKLYSITGKGIIAGQHNYFESPDELSNNLKGTSGQHAALHGYELGAISGQSESGVAAQRKNIVWSATNWHKAGGIVAMTFHQNLPGTKYEWSNVQKNITQAEFNKYVTPGTTQYNALIADLDKVAVSLKSLRDAGVPILWRPYHEMNGGWFWWGQKSNFAELWNIMYDRFVNVHKLNNLLWVWNPNAPNAWSTAYPLTYPGADKVDVLAVDIYENDFQDKYYTGLLNLAAGKPIAIGENGEMPSTAKLQNSQQNYVFMMNWGKMLYENNSTATIKSFMNDSYTVTLDKFKAWTGAAPTATPTPTPTATPTPKPTATPVPTATPVPVPTATPKPTATTAPAAAPEFQLPAVNGLTGEYFNNMNLTGEPALVRNDSQINFSWRQGSPDAKVNVDKFSVRWTGQIKPAYSETYQISTNSDDGIRVWVNGTSVIDSWVKQSGTERTGSIALQAGQLYDIKVEYYENGGDASARLMWQSPSQAKATVASGVLFTGTAANFAPAKPAADLSAPAAAAPAPAPTATAAPTAVPTATAAPTPKATATPAPTAVPTATPVPTAAPVLQLPAVNGLTGEYFNNMNLTGEPVLVRNDSQINFSWRQGSPDAKVNVDKFSVRWTGQIKPAYSETYQISTNSDDGIRVWVNGTSVIDSWVKQSGTERTGSIALQAGQLYDIKVEYYENGGDASARLMWQSPSQAKSTVPSDALFTGAAANSAIQAPAVPTATPTATVAPTAAPTPVPTAAPAPAPAPTPEPTTEPTPTTVPTSAPAPAANGLQAEYFNNKDLSGTPAVIRTDAVLDFNWRQGSPDEAIGIDNFSVRWSGKIQPLYSETYQIYTTSDDGIRVWVDGNLVIDSWVKQSGTERMGSISLQAGQLYDIKVEYYENAGDARARLMWESPSQVKGTVPASALFLPSAS from the coding sequence ATGTGGGTGGCTCCCTCGACGGTTCAAGCTGCTTCAAGTGTGACAGCACCTGTTAATCCGGATGCTTCCGCTGCAGCAGTCAAACTGCTGGATAAATTGTATTCCATTACCGGAAAAGGCATTATCGCCGGACAGCATAACTACTTCGAGAGCCCGGACGAACTTAGCAACAATCTCAAAGGAACAAGCGGACAGCATGCAGCCCTTCACGGATACGAGCTCGGGGCGATCAGCGGCCAATCGGAGAGCGGAGTTGCCGCTCAGCGTAAAAATATTGTATGGAGTGCCACGAACTGGCACAAAGCCGGCGGTATTGTGGCGATGACCTTTCACCAGAATCTCCCGGGAACCAAATACGAGTGGTCCAATGTTCAGAAGAATATCACTCAGGCAGAATTCAATAAATATGTGACACCTGGTACTACACAATACAATGCTCTGATTGCCGATCTTGACAAAGTGGCGGTTTCGCTCAAAAGCTTGCGTGATGCAGGTGTTCCGATTCTCTGGAGACCTTACCATGAGATGAACGGCGGCTGGTTCTGGTGGGGCCAAAAGAGCAATTTCGCAGAACTGTGGAATATTATGTATGACCGTTTCGTTAACGTTCATAAATTAAACAACCTGCTGTGGGTATGGAATCCGAATGCACCTAATGCCTGGTCTACGGCTTATCCGCTGACCTATCCGGGTGCAGATAAAGTGGATGTGCTTGCAGTAGATATATATGAAAATGACTTTCAGGATAAATATTACACCGGTCTGCTCAACCTTGCTGCCGGCAAACCTATAGCCATCGGTGAGAATGGCGAAATGCCGAGCACTGCAAAACTGCAGAATTCGCAGCAGAATTATGTTTTTATGATGAACTGGGGCAAAATGCTCTATGAAAATAACAGCACGGCTACAATTAAAAGCTTTATGAATGACAGCTACACAGTGACTCTTGATAAGTTCAAAGCTTGGACGGGTGCAGCACCAACGGCTACACCGACACCAACACCAACAGCTACACCGACGCCTAAGCCTACGGCAACACCAGTACCAACAGCAACACCAGTACCAGTACCAACAGCAACACCTAAGCCGACAGCTACAACAGCACCGGCGGCTGCACCTGAATTCCAATTGCCTGCAGTTAATGGCCTTACCGGTGAATATTTCAACAATATGAACCTGACTGGTGAACCGGCCCTGGTACGCAATGATTCGCAGATCAATTTCAGCTGGCGCCAAGGCTCACCGGATGCAAAAGTTAATGTGGACAAATTTTCGGTCCGCTGGACAGGACAAATCAAGCCTGCTTACAGCGAAACTTATCAAATCTCCACGAATTCGGATGACGGTATCCGCGTTTGGGTTAACGGAACATCTGTCATCGACAGCTGGGTGAAGCAGAGCGGTACGGAACGTACAGGAAGCATTGCGCTGCAGGCCGGACAACTGTATGACATTAAAGTGGAATACTATGAGAATGGCGGAGATGCAAGTGCCCGCCTGATGTGGCAGAGCCCTAGCCAAGCCAAGGCTACGGTTGCCTCCGGCGTATTGTTTACAGGAACTGCGGCAAACTTTGCTCCGGCCAAACCGGCAGCAGATCTGTCGGCACCTGCAGCAGCAGCACCGGCACCGGCTCCAACAGCTACAGCAGCACCGACAGCAGTACCAACAGCTACAGCAGCACCGACGCCTAAGGCAACTGCAACACCGGCACCAACAGCAGTACCAACAGCTACACCAGTACCAACAGCAGCACCTGTACTCCAATTGCCTGCAGTTAATGGCCTTACCGGTGAATATTTCAACAATATGAACCTGACTGGTGAACCCGTCCTGGTACGCAATGATTCGCAGATCAATTTCAGCTGGCGCCAAGGCTCACCGGATGCAAAAGTTAATGTCGACAAATTTTCGGTCCGCTGGACAGGACAAATCAAGCCTGCTTACAGCGAAACATATCAAATCTCCACGAATTCGGATGACGGTATCCGCGTTTGGGTTAACGGAACATCTGTCATCGACAGCTGGGTGAAGCAGAGCGGTACGGAACGTACAGGAAGCATTGCGCTGCAGGCCGGACAACTGTATGACATTAAAGTGGAATACTATGAAAACGGCGGAGATGCAAGTGCACGCCTGATGTGGCAGAGCCCTAGCCAAGCCAAGTCTACAGTTCCTTCAGATGCATTGTTTACGGGCGCTGCGGCAAACTCTGCTATCCAAGCACCGGCAGTACCAACAGCAACACCAACAGCAACAGTAGCACCAACAGCCGCACCAACACCGGTGCCAACAGCTGCGCCGGCACCGGCGCCAGCGCCAACACCGGAACCAACAACGGAACCAACACCAACAACTGTGCCAACGTCAGCACCGGCACCAGCTGCAAACGGGCTCCAGGCAGAATACTTCAATAATAAAGATTTGTCCGGTACTCCGGCTGTTATACGCACTGACGCGGTTCTGGATTTTAACTGGCGTCAAGGCTCACCGGACGAGGCAATCGGTATTGATAATTTCTCCGTACGCTGGAGCGGCAAGATCCAGC
- a CDS encoding UDP-glucose/GDP-mannose dehydrogenase family protein, producing MKLTVIGTGYVGLVSGVCFTLNGNHVICVDKDEEKISKLNRMESPIYEPGIEALIEMNLREGRLSFSSDLQESVRRSDIIILAVGTPSLPGGEADLRYIEGAATEIAQAMEGYKIIMTKSTVPVGTNEKIRNIIASHTNHPFDIVSAPEFLREGSAIRDTLHPDRIVIGLDNPQLEPTMRQLHQGFTENVFVTDIRSAEMIKYASNAFLATKISFINEIANICEKVGADVTEVAEGMGMDRRIGSSFLQAGIGYGGSCFPKDTNALIQIAGNVDYEFKLLKSVVEVNKDQRFMIISKLHESLGSLRGAVIGIWGLAFKPNTDDVREAPAREIVEALVAEGAVVKLYDPIAADNFRSQYDHPQLRWCSLPEEAAEGSDAICLLTDWSLFKEIDLHRLADGMRRQVLIDGRNVYSKEQIEGTGLEYHSVGRPQMGGLSGYSPSVAGAV from the coding sequence ATGAAGCTCACAGTAATCGGTACCGGCTATGTCGGTCTTGTATCTGGCGTATGCTTTACACTTAACGGAAATCATGTCATCTGCGTGGATAAGGATGAGGAGAAAATCAGCAAACTGAACCGGATGGAATCTCCTATCTACGAACCGGGCATTGAGGCGCTCATCGAAATGAATCTCCGCGAGGGCAGATTGTCCTTCTCTTCGGATCTTCAGGAATCGGTCCGCCGTTCAGATATTATTATTCTCGCTGTAGGCACACCTTCTCTGCCGGGCGGAGAAGCGGATCTCCGGTATATCGAAGGTGCAGCCACCGAAATCGCCCAGGCGATGGAAGGCTACAAAATCATTATGACCAAGTCCACCGTACCGGTCGGCACGAACGAGAAAATCCGGAATATCATCGCCTCGCATACGAATCATCCGTTTGATATCGTATCCGCCCCCGAATTTTTGCGCGAAGGCTCCGCCATCCGCGATACCCTTCATCCCGACCGGATCGTCATCGGACTCGATAATCCGCAGCTTGAACCAACCATGCGCCAGCTTCATCAGGGCTTCACGGAGAATGTTTTTGTTACGGATATCCGCAGTGCGGAGATGATCAAATACGCGTCTAACGCTTTCCTGGCGACAAAGATCTCCTTCATCAACGAGATCGCCAACATTTGTGAAAAAGTAGGAGCTGATGTTACCGAGGTCGCGGAAGGCATGGGGATGGACCGTAGAATCGGTTCTTCATTCCTGCAGGCCGGTATCGGTTACGGAGGCTCCTGTTTCCCGAAAGATACCAATGCGCTGATTCAGATTGCCGGCAACGTGGACTATGAGTTCAAGCTGCTGAAATCCGTAGTCGAAGTAAATAAAGACCAGCGCTTCATGATTATCTCCAAGCTGCATGAATCCCTCGGCAGCCTCCGCGGTGCGGTGATCGGAATCTGGGGTCTGGCCTTCAAGCCGAACACCGATGATGTCCGGGAAGCACCGGCCCGCGAAATTGTCGAGGCATTGGTCGCCGAAGGCGCTGTTGTAAAACTGTATGATCCGATTGCCGCTGATAACTTCAGATCGCAGTATGATCATCCGCAGCTCCGCTGGTGCAGCCTGCCGGAAGAGGCGGCTGAAGGCAGTGACGCCATCTGCCTTCTGACCGACTGGAGCCTGTTCAAGGAAATTGACCTCCACAGGCTGGCAGACGGTATGCGCCGCCAGGTGCTGATCGACGGCCGCAACGTCTATTCCAAGGAGCAGATCGAAGGCACGGGCCTGGAGTATCACTCCGTGGGACGCCCGCAAATGGGCGGCCTCAGCGGCTATTCGCCTAGTGTGGCCGGCGCGGTCTAA
- a CDS encoding glycosyltransferase — protein MKIAIAHDYLIQMGGAERVVEVFHHMYPDAPIFTTVFNGSQLTDNLKDADIRASWLQKIPGVKANFKGVLPLYPMAIRDLDFRGYDIVLSSSSAFMKSIQVPESTFHLCYCHTPMRFAWDYDTYMERQSNSGLFKRLLKVYMQRLKTWDQRTSKNVNQFVANSSVVKTRIQNYYHRDADVIFPPINTARFSSSSSIGDYYLIVSRLVSYKRIDLAVEAFNRNGLKLYIVGDGPDRKRLEGMAKGNVSFLGRLQDEEVTGLMSKCRAFIFPGEEDFGITPLEANAAGRPVIAYQAGGALDTIVPYVNGVFFRRQEVDDLLKAIYEVESYAWDVGQIMGHARKFDEQAFMVQFKQYVEQAYVNFLKGG, from the coding sequence ATGAAAATAGCGATAGCGCACGATTACTTAATCCAAATGGGCGGGGCGGAACGGGTGGTGGAGGTATTCCACCATATGTATCCGGATGCTCCGATCTTCACAACGGTTTTTAACGGAAGCCAGTTGACCGACAACCTCAAAGATGCGGATATCCGGGCCTCCTGGCTGCAAAAAATTCCGGGAGTGAAGGCCAATTTTAAAGGGGTGCTGCCGCTTTATCCCATGGCCATCCGTGATCTGGACTTTCGCGGGTATGATATCGTCCTGAGTTCCAGCAGTGCTTTTATGAAAAGCATACAAGTGCCCGAATCCACATTTCATCTGTGCTACTGTCATACGCCCATGCGGTTTGCCTGGGATTATGACACTTACATGGAGCGGCAGTCCAACTCCGGATTATTCAAAAGACTGCTCAAGGTATACATGCAGCGCCTGAAAACCTGGGATCAGCGGACATCAAAAAATGTGAACCAGTTCGTAGCCAACTCTTCCGTTGTAAAAACCCGGATTCAGAACTACTACCACCGGGATGCCGATGTGATATTCCCACCGATCAACACCGCACGCTTCAGCAGCTCCAGCTCCATCGGAGATTACTACCTGATCGTTTCCCGGCTCGTGTCCTACAAGCGGATCGATCTTGCGGTCGAAGCGTTCAACCGGAACGGACTCAAGCTGTACATTGTCGGTGACGGGCCGGACCGCAAACGTCTGGAAGGCATGGCTAAGGGGAATGTTTCCTTCCTGGGCCGTCTGCAGGATGAAGAGGTTACAGGCCTGATGTCCAAGTGCCGGGCGTTTATTTTTCCGGGAGAAGAGGATTTCGGTATTACACCGCTGGAGGCGAATGCTGCAGGCAGACCGGTCATTGCTTATCAGGCCGGAGGAGCGCTGGATACAATTGTCCCTTATGTCAACGGCGTATTTTTCCGCAGACAGGAAGTTGATGATTTGCTGAAGGCCATCTACGAAGTGGAATCCTATGCATGGGATGTTGGCCAGATCATGGGCCATGCGCGCAAATTCGATGAACAGGCGTTTATGGTTCAGTTCAAGCAGTATGTAGAACAGGCCTACGTCAATTTTCTTAAAGGAGGATGA